One genomic region from Deinococcota bacterium encodes:
- a CDS encoding alpha-L-rhamnosidase N-terminal domain-containing protein, whose protein sequence is MDQVMDWRAQWIWADGEASPRNAWRCFRRAFEAPLGWDGARLAITADSRYVLYLNGVRLGRGPARSWPFLQSFDLYEVGHLLKPGRANVLAVLVMHYGVSSFQYLRGRGGLLAQLELTHAAKVTTVVTDSSWKSALHAGHDPRSPRMSVQLGFAERVDARLWDDAWQGPDYDDSAWARAEAVGPVGTPPWTELTPRDIPHLSEEPLYPSRVVSLRAVKPLATTATIDICAQMMPDSVNHSNAVRYAGYLATVLRLPQSARLTLGSALATTSVCGACFVNGAPIDPTRWTGTDPERYLTLELTAGDNLLLIETTGDDRSGVGLHLGIDSEEAFELVSPLGEGSSSPFVTLGPFDELMVIDHQPSRALVSDHPAYRQAAAACSSEELLALREWLRPVPTSLVSQD, encoded by the coding sequence ATGGACCAGGTGATGGACTGGCGAGCACAGTGGATCTGGGCGGACGGCGAGGCGAGCCCGCGCAACGCCTGGCGCTGCTTCCGCAGGGCGTTCGAGGCGCCGCTGGGCTGGGACGGGGCGCGACTCGCTATCACCGCCGACTCGCGCTACGTCCTCTACCTGAACGGTGTGCGCCTAGGGCGCGGCCCGGCACGTTCCTGGCCCTTCCTCCAGAGCTTCGACCTTTACGAGGTCGGCCACCTTCTCAAACCCGGCAGGGCCAACGTCCTGGCGGTCTTGGTCATGCACTACGGCGTCTCGAGCTTCCAGTACCTCCGCGGCCGGGGCGGGCTTCTGGCGCAGCTCGAGCTGACGCACGCGGCCAAGGTGACGACCGTCGTCACCGACTCGAGCTGGAAGAGCGCGCTGCACGCCGGCCACGACCCCAGAAGCCCGCGCATGTCGGTGCAACTCGGCTTCGCCGAGCGCGTAGACGCCCGCCTTTGGGACGACGCCTGGCAGGGGCCGGACTATGACGACAGCGCGTGGGCGCGGGCTGAGGCCGTAGGGCCGGTCGGCACCCCGCCCTGGACCGAGCTCACCCCGCGCGACATCCCGCATCTGAGCGAAGAACCCCTCTACCCGTCGCGCGTCGTCTCGCTCCGCGCGGTCAAGCCGCTCGCCACCACCGCCACCATCGACATCTGCGCGCAGATGATGCCCGACAGCGTCAACCACAGCAACGCCGTGCGCTACGCGGGTTATCTCGCCACCGTCTTGAGGCTGCCGCAAAGCGCCCGCCTGACGCTCGGCTCAGCCTTGGCGACCACCAGCGTCTGCGGCGCGTGTTTCGTGAACGGTGCGCCCATCGACCCCACGCGCTGGACGGGAACCGACCCCGAGCGCTATCTGACGCTCGAGCTGACCGCCGGAGACAACCTCCTGCTTATCGAGACGACGGGCGACGACCGCAGCGGCGTCGGCCTGCACCTCGGTATCGACAGCGAAGAGGCGTTCGAGCTCGTCTCGCCCTTGGGGGAGGGAAGCTCGTCACCTTTTGTCACCCTCGGGCCTTTCGACGAGCTGATGGTCATTGACCATCAGCCCAGCCGCGCGCTCGTCAGCGACCACCCAGCCTACCGTCAGGCCGCGGCGGCCTGCTCGAGCGAGGAGTTGCTGGCCCTGCGCGAGTGGCTGCGGCCCGTACCGACAAGCCTGGTCAGCCAGGACGA